Part of the Candidatus Marinimicrobia bacterium CG08_land_8_20_14_0_20_45_22 genome, GTTCCTCATGATTTTCAAAACGCTAAAGAGAGTTCAGGAGACTGATATTTTTCCGGCATTTCGTTATATACTTTGCCTTCGAGAGTGCGTCCGTTTTTCTTCTTATTGAAGCCTCCCCATTGTTTGAAGAAGAACGGTACGTTTGCGTTTTGGCAGTGTTCCTTGATTTCAAACACCCATTCTGATTTCATCGGCCGGGCGCCGGGACCGGATTCGCCGCCAACGATCACCCAATTGATCCCTGACAGATTTATTCCCGTAATCGGTCCGATTAAGGGTTCGACGGAAAGGAACCGGACAGCGGCGGGAATGCTTCGGAGGTGCTTGATACGGAAAACGCTCTCTTCATTTTCAACGGTAACGCCCATCCAGACATTTTCCGGCCAGGGCAATTTCCCCGCAAGTTCAACCAGACGAGCCGAGCGCTTCGTTAAAATCTGGAAGTGATGCCAGCTCGCTTTTTCCATTACGTTGAAGACATGCTTAATAAAATCTATAGGAACGTCTTCATGGAAAAGATCGGACATTGAGTTGACGAATATAGTTTGTGGCTTCCGCCAATGCAGAGGCAATTCGATCAAATGTTCATGGAGAGTTACGTGAAAGCCATTCGCATAATTTGCCTGACCCATTGCCTGAAGTCTTTTTGCCATCCGTTCGGCATAGCAGTTCAAACAACCGGCAGAGATTTTTGAACAACCTGTTACAGGATTCCAGGTTGATTCAGTCCATTCGATAGAAGATTTCTGTCCCATTATAAATGCTCCAGCAAGTGGTCAGCGAATAATTGGGACATTTTACAGTAGTAGATATTAATCATTTTTCACAATTGCTTTTTTCGAAACCTCTACTATAGTGTCAAGAACGTTTTTAACTTCCTGATCAATAGATTCTTTAGGAATTAATTTTGCTAATTGATAATAATCAGTCTTTCGCATTAGGAGGGGGAGGTCAAGTTTTTTAAAATAGGCTTTGAATAAAGGATCAAGAAAATCATCAGTTGCTTTAATTTTAGCAGACCATGCTGGTGGTTTTCCTAACGTCTCAAGCGCTGAGATTACTTCTTGAATAGATTCTTCCATAGCTCTTATCCGACGTTGTGATTCAGCTGAACTAAAAATGTCAAGAGGTGATTCCGTATTTCCAGCATAAGCAATAAGTACTTCTTTTCTACAAAAATAGTTCTCTATTTCGCGGCTAGTCCACATAATTTCTGTAAGTTGACTTTCTGTTTGTAATGGCCTATCAAGATGATCGAAAAGTGCAACACCAACTAAATCGTTTTTTGCCTCTCTCAGGCCATTGAAATGATCACGACTCTGTGGGGGATGGTTGGATCCTAAATAGTGAACAAATGGACGTTCTAAAACTTTGATTGCTTCGTCATGCCCAAGTTTTATAGCGAAAGTTCTAAGTATTTCGAGGTCCGTCGAGCCTTCAAGGTAGAGAACCCAACCAGACTGTTCTGCCTGATAGTACTGATCCCATCCGATGGACTGAAGTGATTTAGATAGCTGTGATCCATGATCGTTTAGTTTATGAGGCTTTCCAATAAAAGCTATGACGGTGCCTTTTTCTGCGGCTTCGGAAAGAACAACCTCCGAATGGCTGGCGACAATGATTTGTGAGTTTTGTTTAGAAGCCGCGTCAAGAAGGATGTTATAAATTTGCCGTTGCCGCAGAACTTCTAAATGAGCATCTGGTTCATCAAGTAGTAGCGCTGTTCCTGGGTGTAAATAGAGATGTGCCAGCAATAAAGTGGTTTGTTGTAAACCACGACCGGAGGAGGATAAATCAAGAACATGTCCATATTCATCTTTATAGGACATTGTTATTTCACTTCTTTCAACAATGTACTTCGGTGGTAACAATTCTATTCCAAAAAAGGAACGAATATGGTTTACCATATCATTCCAATATTTATTTTCTTTATTCATCTGGGATATTTGGAAGCAAAGATTTCTAAGAACTTGGGCGGTTTGTCCTTGACCTATTAAAACTCCGATTTCCCCACTTTGTTTTATGAATTCCGTGTCAGTTAGTCCAGACATTGGCGGTAAGAATGCAATCTTTATATCTTCTACTTCATCTGGGACGGGCATCCTATCATTTTTATCGCCAAGTCTTAATGGTCGACAATAAAAGGATTCTTCATTTGCATAGTCAAATTCCATTCCACATGACCATGGTTTATCTTTTGTAACGCCATCTACAATAATTTCAACTCGAATATTCTGAGTTTTTTGTGATATTGCTATGCCCTCTGTTATACGACTAACATCTCGTACATGTAAATTTCTCCACAGTAAATTTGCACTAGGTACCGGAATTGCTAATAGATCACGTCTATTGATTGTTACACCGGGCCTTTTTTCGGGAGAAGTTTT contains:
- a CDS encoding AAA family ATPase, with translation MLTRLRVKNFKRLDEIDIELYNNVVLIGPNNCGKTTALQALALWDIGVRRWNEKRKGKTSPEKRPGVTINRRDLLAIPVPSANLLWRNLHVRDVSRITEGIAISQKTQNIRVEIIVDGVTKDKPWSCGMEFDYANEESFYCRPLRLGDKNDRMPVPDEVEDIKIAFLPPMSGLTDTEFIKQSGEIGVLIGQGQTAQVLRNLCFQISQMNKENKYWNDMVNHIRSFFGIELLPPKYIVERSEITMSYKDEYGHVLDLSSSGRGLQQTTLLLAHLYLHPGTALLLDEPDAHLEVLRQRQIYNILLDAASKQNSQIIVASHSEVVLSEAAEKGTVIAFIGKPHKLNDHGSQLSKSLQSIGWDQYYQAEQSGWVLYLEGSTDLEILRTFAIKLGHDEAIKVLERPFVHYLGSNHPPQSRDHFNGLREAKNDLVGVALFDHLDRPLQTESQLTEIMWTSREIENYFCRKEVLIAYAGNTESPLDIFSSAESQRRIRAMEESIQEVISALETLGKPPAWSAKIKATDDFLDPLFKAYFKKLDLPLLMRKTDYYQLAKLIPKESIDQEVKNVLDTIVEVSKKAIVKND